A stretch of the Leopardus geoffroyi isolate Oge1 chromosome B2, O.geoffroyi_Oge1_pat1.0, whole genome shotgun sequence genome encodes the following:
- the LOC123609163 gene encoding small nuclear ribonucleoprotein G-like, translating to MEKFMGKKLRSQLNGGRQGQGGFGPFMSLLMDERVGTATSRQQNNVGRVIKRGKSIAMTEALARAETMAGFTRESAPFHSTCLLSYKNQVVRISLLNFFVK from the coding sequence ATGGAAAAATTTATGGGCAAGAAGTTACGGTCACAATTAAATGGTGGCAGACAAGGCCAAGGGGGATTTGGTCCCTTTATGAGTCTTTTGATGGATGAACGCGTGGGGACGGCAACCAGTAGGCAACAGAACAATGTGGGAAGGGTGataaagagaggaaagagcatCGCCATGACAGAAGCGTTGGCTAGAGCAGAGACAATGGCTGGGTTCACCAGAGAGAGTGCTCCCTTCCACAGCACCTGTTTATTATCATATAAAAATCAGGTTGTGCGCATTTCCCTATTGAACTTCTTtgtgaaataa
- the LOC123609164 gene encoding LOW QUALITY PROTEIN: voltage-dependent anion-selective channel protein 3-like (The sequence of the model RefSeq protein was modified relative to this genomic sequence to represent the inferred CDS: inserted 1 base in 1 codon), translated as MVACCLGGVETSPLVGDICNILTYCDLGKAAKDDFNKGYGFGSVKVRLRTKSCRGVEFSTSGHAYTDTEKASGNLETKYKVCSYGLAFTQKWNIDHTLGTEIASQNKLAEGSKRTLDTVFAPNPGKKSGKLKASYKWDCFGLGSNVDADFSGPTIFGFGGWLAGSQTSFDTARSKLPQNGVALGHTAADFQLHMHVSDGPEFGGSVYQEVNGKIGTSVNVAWMAGSNNTXDCRTSLSATGNKTSLTGLGYAQTLGPGVKLTLPAFTDRKNVNAGGYEVGLGFEREA; from the exons ATGGTAGCGTGTTGCCTTGGCGGCGTGGAGACCAGCCCTCTGGTTGGAGATATATGTAACATACTGACTTACTGTGACCTAGGGAAGGCTGCCAAAGATGACTTCAACAAAGGCTATGGATTTGGCTCGGTCAAAGTACGTCTGAGAACTAAGTCTTGTAGGGGGGTGGAATTTTCTACTTCTGGTCATGCTTACACTGACACAGAGAAAGCGTCAGGCAACCTAGAGACCAAGTATAAGGTCTGTAGCTACGGACTTGCCTTCACCCAGAAATGGAACATAGACCATACTCTTGGAACAGAAATCGCTTCACAGAATAAGTTGGCTGAAGGGTCGAAACGTACTCTCGATACAGTATTTGCACCGAACCCAGGAAAGAAGAGTGGGAAATTGAAGGCCTCCTACAAATGGGATTGTTTCGGTCTCGGCAGTAATGTTGATGCAGATTTTTCTGGACCAACCATCTTTGGCTTTGGAGGCTGGCTTGCTGGCTCTCAGACGAGTTTTGACACAGCCAGATCCAAACTGCCACAGAATGGTGTAgccctgggtcacacagctgCTGACTTCCAGCTGCACATGCATGTGAGTGATGGCCCTGAATTTGGAGGGTCTGTCTACCAGGAGGTTAATGGGAAGATTGGAACATCAGTAAACGTGGCTTGGATGGCTGGCAGTAACAATA CGGACTGTAGAACTTCTCTATCTGCTACAGGAAATAAGACGAGCCTGACCGGACTGGGTTATGCTCAGACCCTTGGACCAGGAGTCAAACTGACCCTACCAGCTTTCACGGACAGGAAAAACGTCAATGCAGGAGGCTACGAGGTTGGGCTGGGATTTGAACGAGAAGCCTAA